The following coding sequences lie in one Bacteroidales bacterium genomic window:
- a CDS encoding DUF1573 domain-containing protein, which yields MKKITTFLNILLAGLFLIGFIHNESRAQSSDGPSFEFKAENNRIQLDTMYLNTMNDEVKLEIKFENKGDKPLIINKVNGCCGTRITEWTEKPVLPGKEGIIEVQFRVPPRPHQINRTVKAVSNDPEGAKTLYIKGLVKEQDDGSLNLGNNN from the coding sequence ATGAAAAAAATCACAACCTTCTTAAACATTCTGCTCGCAGGATTATTTTTGATTGGCTTCATCCATAATGAAAGCCGGGCCCAGTCCTCCGACGGCCCCAGTTTTGAGTTTAAGGCAGAAAACAATCGCATTCAGCTTGACACCATGTATTTAAATACCATGAACGATGAGGTAAAGCTGGAAATCAAATTTGAAAACAAGGGGGATAAACCGCTTATTATTAATAAAGTCAATGGATGCTGCGGTACACGTATTACAGAATGGACTGAAAAACCGGTGCTTCCCGGAAAAGAAGGTATCATTGAAGTTCAGTTCCGGGTGCCCCCCCGTCCACATCAAATTAACCGTACTGTCAAAGCAGTTTCAAATGACCCTGAAGGGGCAAAAACCTTATACATTAAAGGTCTCGTTAAAGAACAAGACGACGGATCACTCAATCTTGGAAACAACAATTAA
- a CDS encoding beta-lactamase family protein translates to MSKELYLAAVGLTLVFMLFGFNLSESNVPTMEKGHRVEENKEEEVKQGFKFNSISGASNENDTGLTRANLAKLNAYTEYLYRKSGFNGSILIGRHGYMVYKKHVGYSNLTYKTKPINDTSKFQLASLSKQFIAASIMLLYQQRKLNYEDPVTDYIDNFPYKKVTIRHLLHHTSGVPNYMWLAERKWKKETPPDNEEMIKMMCQYNLIPHFEPGTRYNYSNTGYMILAGIVENISHQSIRNFLDENFFSKIGMNNTYVHSFSDNPIHKFRKNSEYPGELIGFRWSYRRYIPIPPTVNDGVIGDKGIYSTGKDLLKWDQSLEQNFILADSTLKEAYKKGTTVTGDTIPYGFGYHLPKGKKELKAYHNGVWNGFTNAYRKYHKDSLTIILLSNSSFRRITPTVNGIKNIIN, encoded by the coding sequence ATGAGCAAAGAATTATACCTGGCAGCGGTTGGCTTAACATTAGTTTTTATGCTTTTCGGTTTTAATTTATCTGAGAGTAATGTTCCGACTATGGAAAAGGGTCACCGGGTAGAGGAAAATAAAGAAGAAGAGGTAAAACAAGGGTTTAAATTCAACTCAATCTCCGGAGCGAGCAATGAAAATGATACAGGGCTAACCCGGGCAAACCTGGCCAAATTAAACGCATACACAGAATATCTGTACAGAAAAAGTGGGTTCAACGGAAGTATCCTTATAGGACGGCACGGATATATGGTCTATAAAAAGCATGTTGGGTACAGCAATCTAACCTATAAAACCAAACCGATCAATGATACAAGCAAATTTCAATTGGCTTCTCTTTCCAAACAATTTATAGCTGCCTCAATTATGTTGTTATATCAGCAGAGAAAACTGAATTATGAGGATCCGGTAACCGATTATATTGACAATTTTCCCTATAAAAAAGTGACCATACGTCACTTACTTCACCACACATCAGGTGTTCCTAATTATATGTGGCTGGCCGAGCGTAAATGGAAAAAAGAAACCCCGCCGGATAATGAGGAAATGATAAAAATGATGTGCCAATACAATTTAATACCTCATTTTGAACCAGGCACGCGTTATAATTATAGCAATACAGGTTACATGATCCTTGCAGGTATTGTTGAAAATATAAGCCATCAGTCCATCAGAAATTTTCTGGATGAAAATTTCTTTTCAAAGATCGGTATGAACAACACTTATGTACATAGTTTTTCAGATAATCCCATTCATAAATTCAGAAAAAATTCAGAATATCCCGGTGAACTAATTGGGTTCCGTTGGTCGTACAGAAGATATATACCGATTCCCCCTACGGTTAATGACGGAGTTATAGGAGATAAAGGTATTTACTCAACCGGTAAAGATTTGCTGAAATGGGATCAGTCGCTCGAACAAAATTTCATTCTTGCCGATTCAACTCTTAAAGAAGCTTACAAAAAAGGTACAACAGTAACCGGGGATACAATTCCTTATGGATTTGGATACCATCTACCAAAAGGCAAGAAAGAGCTGAAAGCCTATCATAATGGTGTATGGAATGGATTTACAAATGCATACAGAAAATATCACAAAGATTCTTTAACAATCATCCTATTGAGCAACAGCAGTTTTAGACGGATTACTCCTACAGTGAACGGCATAAAAAACATAATTAACTGA